From Glycine max cultivar Williams 82 chromosome 11, Glycine_max_v4.0, whole genome shotgun sequence, the proteins below share one genomic window:
- the LOC100784725 gene encoding kinesin-like protein KIN-5D produces the protein MEAQQRRGGLVPLSPSQTPRSGDKLARDLRSADSNSSGHSKFDKDKGVNVQVLVRCRPLSEDEARLNTPIVISCNEGRREVSAVQNIANKQIDRTFAFDKVFGPNSKQKELFEQAMSPIVNEVLEGYNCTIFAYGQTGTGKTYTMEGGARKKNGEFPSDAGVIPRAVKQIFDILEAQNAEYSMKVTFLELYNEEITDLLAPEETLKFVDDKSKKPIALMEDGKGGVFVRGLEEEVVCTANEIYKILEKGSAKRRTAETLLNKQSSRSHSIFSITIHIKECTPEGEEMIKCGKLNLVDLAGSENISRSGAREGRAREAGEINKSLLTLGRVINALVDHSGHVPYRDSKLTRLLRDSLGGKTKTCIVATISPSIHCLEETLSTLDYAHRAKNIKNKPEINQKMVKSALIKDLYSEIDRLKQEVYAAREKNGIYIPRDRYLHEEAEKKAMVEKIERMELEAESKDKQLMELQELYKCQQLLIVELSDKLEKTEKSLEETEQSLFDLEEKHTQANATIKEKEFLISNLLKSEKALVEHAIELRADLENAASDVSKLFSKIERKDKIEEGNRILVQKFQSQLAQQLEDLHKTVAASVIQQEQQLKEMENDMDSFVSTKAEAIENLRARVGKFKNMYGSGIKALGNLAEEFKGNSELTFEELNSEVAKHSSALENLFQGIALEADSLLNDLQSSLKKQEAKLTAYARQQEEAHARAEENTRAVSKITVNFFETLHMHASNMIQIVEESQFTNDQKLYELQKKFEECTAHEEKQLLEKVAEMLASSSSRKKKLVQMAVNDLRESANTKISRLRQETLTMQDSTSSVKSEWKLHMEKTESNYHEDTSAVESGKNDLVEVIRHCRKKAEVGAQQWRNAQESILSLEKINAASVNAIIRGGMEANHLLRDRFSSAVSTTLEDAEIANKDINSSIEHSLQLDHDACGNLNSMIIPCCGDLRELKGGHYHRIVEITENAGKCLLSEYTVDEPSCSTPRKRSFNLPSVSSIEELRTPSFEELLKSFWDAKSPKHANGDVRYIGAYEAAQSVRDSRVPLIAIN, from the exons ATGGAGGCTCAGCAGAGAAGAGGAGGATTAGTGCCGCTGTCGCCGTCGCAGACGCCGCGCTCCGGCGACAAGCTGGCGCGAGATCTGCGATCTGCGGATTCCAATTCGAGCGGTCACAGCAAATTCGATAAGGACAAAGGCGTCAATGTGCAAGTTCTTGTTCGTTGCAG gcCGTTGAGTGAAGACGAAGCGAGGTTGAACACGCCGATCGTGATTTCGTGTAACGAAGGTAGAAGAGAGGTTTCGGCTGTGCAGAATATAGCCAACAAACAGATCGATCGAACCTTCGCATTcgacaag GTTTTTGGTCCTAATTCCAAGCAGAAAGAACTTTTTGAGCAGGCAATGTCTCCTATTGTGAATGAAGTGCTTGAAGGATATAACTGCACCATTTTCGCGTATGGTCAAACAGGGACAGGAAAAACTTACACAATGGAAGGAGGTGCAAGGAAGAAG aATGGAGAGTTTCCGAGTGATGCTGGTGTCATCCCAAGAGCTGTGAAACAGATTTTTGATATATTAGAAGCTCAGAATGCCGAGTATAGCATGAAAGTGACGTTTCTAGAGCTTTACAATGAGGAGATAACAGATCTTTTGGCCCCTGAGGAGACTTTAAAATTTGTGGATGACAAATCTAAGAAACCTATAGCTCTTATGGAGGATGGAAAGGGGGGTGTTTTTGTCAGAGGTTTAGAGGAAGAGGTTGTTTGCACTGCAAATGAAATTTATAAGATATTGGAAAAGGGTTCAGCGAAAAGGCGAACGGCTGAGACTCTTCTTAACAAACAAAGCAGTCGTTCCCATTCCATATTTTCTATCACTATTCACATTAAAGAGTGTACTCCAGAGGGTGAAGAAATGATTAAATGTGGGAAGCTAAATCTTGTGGACCTTGCAGGTTCTGAGAATATTTCACGTTCCGGTGCAAGAGAG GGTAGAGCAAGGGAAGCTGGGGAGATAAATAAAAGCTTGCTTACACTTGGTCGAGTGATTAATGCTCTAGTTGATCATTCAGGTCATGTGCCTTATAG GGATAGCAAATTAACAAGACTGTTGAGGGATTCCTTGGGCGGTAAAACCAAGACATGCATAGTTGCTACGATATCACCTTCTATTCACTGTCTGGAAGAAACTCTTAGTACCTTGGATTATGCACACCGTGCCAAAAATATCAAGAACAAACCAGAG ATCAATCAGAAGATGGTGAAATCTGCACTCATAAAGGATCTGTATTCTGAAATTGACAGACTGAAGCAAG AGGTGTATGCTGCAAGAGAGAAAAATGGAATTTATATACCGCGGGATCGTTATCTTCATGAAGAAGCAGAGAAAAAG GCCATGGTTGAAAAGATAGAACGCATGGAACTAGAAGCAGAGTCTAAGGATAAG CAATTGATGGAACTTCAAGAACTCTACAAATGTCAGCAACTTTTGATTGTCGAGTTAAGTGATAAACTTGAAAAAACCGAG AAAAGTCTTGAAGAAACTGAGCAGTCATTATTTGATCTTGAGGAAAAGCACACACAAGCAAATGCAACAATTAAGGAAAAGGAATTTCTAATATCGAATCTACTGAAATCTG AAAAAGCACTTGTGGAGCATGCAATTGAGCTACGAGCTGATCTAGAGAATGCTGCATCCGATGTGTCAAAGCTGTTTTCTAAAATTG AGCGGAAGGATAAAATTGAAGAAGGAAATAGAATACTTGTCCAGAAATTCCAGTCTCAGTTAGCTCAACAGCTAGAAGATTTGCACAAGACGGTTGCAGCATCGGTAATTCAACAAGAGCAGCAACTAAAGGAAATGGAAAATGATATGGATTCTTTTGTATCAACAAAGGCAGAG GCTATTGAAAATCTAAGAGCGCGGGTaggaaaatttaaaaacatgtatGGTTCTGGCATTAAAGCTTTGGGCAATTTAGCTGAGGAGTTTAAAGGAAATAGTGAGTTAACTTTTGAAGAGTTGAATTCTGAAGTAGCCAAGCATTCATCTGCCTTGGAGAAT CTTTTTCAAGGAATTGCATTAGAAGCTGATTCATTACTAAATGATCTTCAAAGTAGTCTCAAAAAGCAAGAGGCCAAGTTAACTGCTTATGCTCGACAACAGGAAGAG GCACATGCCAGAGCAGAGGAGAATACACGTGCAGTATCTAAAATAACTGTGAACTTCTTTGAGACATTACACATGCATGCATCCAATATGATCCAAATTGTAGAAGAATCGCAATTTACCAATGATCAAAAATTGTATGAACTTCAAAAGAAGTTTGAG GAGTGTACTGCGCATGAAGAAAAACAACTACTGGAGAAAGTGGCAGAAATGCTTGCTAGCTCTAGttctagaaagaaaaaactG GTCCAAATGGCAGTTAATGATCTTCGGGAAAGTGCAAACACTAAAATCAGTAGGCTGAGGCAAGAAACATTAACCATGCAAGATTCCACTTCTTCTGTTAAATCTGAATGGAAACTTCACATGGAAAAAACAGAGTCCAACTATCATGAGGATACTTCTGCAGTAGAATCTGGAAAGAATGACCTTGTGGAGGTTATTCGGCACTG CCGCAAAAAGGCAGAAGTAGGTGCACAACAATGGAGAAATGCTCAAGAATCCATACTTAGCCTGGAGAAGATAAATGCTGCTTCTGTGAATGCTATTATTCG GGGAGGAATGGAAGCTAATCATCTCCTACGAGACCGATTCTCAAGTGCTGTGTCAACTACACTTGAAGATGCAGAAATCGCAAACAAGGATATTAATTCTTCCATTGAAC ATTCATTGCAACTTGATCATGACGCTTGTGGGAATCTAAACTCTATGATTATCCCATGCTGTGGTGACTTGAGAGAATTGAAGGGGGGTCATTACCACAGAATTGTAGAGATAACTGAAAATGCAGGGAAATGTCTTCTCAGTGAATACACG GTAGATGAACCATCTTGTTCAACACCAAGAAAGAGATCCTTCAATTTACCCAGTGTTTCATCCATAGAAGAACTAAGAACCCCGTCATTTGAGGAACTACTGAAATCCTTCTGGGATGCAAAATCTCCAAAACATGCAAATGGTGATGTTAGATATATTGGGGCATATGAAGCTGCTCAATCCGTAAGAGATTCCAGAGTTCCTCTTATAGCAATTAATTAA
- the LOC100810745 gene encoding chitinase 2, giving the protein MRMEFPTLKLFFFIFLLLTSTHARSAPPTTNLFREYIGAEFNNVKFSDVPINPSVQFHFILSFAIDYDTSSSSSPTNGNFNIFWDTGNLSPTQVSAIKTKHPNVKVALSLGGDSVANGYAYFNPSSIDSWVSNAVSSLTSIIKQYNLDGIDIDYEHFKTDPETFSECVGRLIKTLKSNGVIKFASIAPFDDEQVQSHYLALWKSYGNLIDYVNFQFYAYDKGTSVAQFIDYFNTQSSKYNGGKVLVSFISDGSGGLAPNDGFFTACHTLKSEQKLHGIFVWSADDSMKSGFPYEKQSQALLAIP; this is encoded by the coding sequence ATGAGAATGGAATTTCCCACTCTTaaacttttcttcttcatcttcttacTCCTCACATCAACCCATGCAAGATCCGCACCCCCAACCACAAACCTATTCCGAGAATACATTGGAGCCGAGTTCAACAACGTTAAATTCTCCGATGTCCCTATCAACCCAAGTGTTCAATTCCACTTCATTCTCTCCTTCGCTATCGACTACGACACGTCATCATCCTCCTCTCCAACCAATGGAAACTTCAATATCTTTTGGGACACCGGCAACCTAAGCCCCACCCAAGTTTCCGCCATCAAAACCAAACACCCAAACGTCAAAGTTGCCCTAAGTCTCGGAGGAGATAGCGTTGCAAATGGCTACGCTTACTTCAACCCCTCTTCAATCGATTCATGGGTTTCCAACGCGGTTTCTTCACTCACAAGCATCATCAAACAGTACAACCTAGACGGAATCGACATCGACTACGAGCATTTCAAGACGGACCCCGAAACCTTTTCTGAGTGCGTGGGGAGGCTAATCAAAACCCTAAAATCCAATGGGGTCATCAAATTTGCCTCCATTGCTCCATTTGACGATGAACAAGTTCAGAGCCACTACTTGGCTTTGTGGAAGAGTTATGGGAACCTTATAGATTATGTTAACTTCCAGTTTTATGCATATGACAAGGGCACAAGCGTGGCACAATTTATCGATTATTTCAACACACAGAGTTCGAAGTATAACGGTGGGAAGGTGTTGGTGAGTTTCATCAGTGATGGGAGTGGTGGGCTGGCACCAAATGATGGGTTCTTCACGGCATGTCATACCCTAAAGAGTGAGCAAAAACTTCATGGCATATTTGTGTGGAGTGCTGATGATTCCATGAAAAGCGGTTTCCCATATGAGAAGCAATCACAAGCCCTTTTAGCTATACcctag